A single Phalacrocorax aristotelis chromosome 18, bGulAri2.1, whole genome shotgun sequence DNA region contains:
- the LOC142066137 gene encoding myeloperoxidase-like isoform X3 — protein MAGINPRITLLGSIITLYLAGALASSLNIDDSEVLSDSSLLSSISEARQLVDTLYLQARKSLKRKLQEKVANPMDFLKHLKDPVGTTRSAVRAADYFETTLKLLKIKLSGKWTFNLTDLLDKKQKEVISKGTGCDYQIRSIKCPKHDIYRTITGECNNRNHSHLGASNRAFARWLPAAYEDGASVPRGASEGKLYNGFPLPLVRKVSNEIARTANENITQDQVLSLAFMHWGQWVNHDIDLSPSSGAGASPGLRCETNCGFKSPCFPIKFPPDDPRMLRSNSCMPFIQSASVCNPRTFTREQINAVSSFIDASTVYGSEDSVANSIRNQTNQLGLMAVNQNFTDAGLELLPFENKTKSVCVLTNESMNIPCFKAGDKRVTENLGLSALHTVFLREHNHLVTELRKLNPHWDGEKLYQESRKIVGAINQIITYRDYLPLVLGEETRKWIPSYSGYNENVDPRASNVFSLAFRFGHTSVQPFVSRLDDSFQPLGSFSHVPLHLTFCATWRIIMEGGIDPLIRGMMVDHAKLMKQNQLLVEELQNHLFEQTAIMGLDLAALNMQRGRDHGLPGYNAWRHFCGLSQPQNVDELSEVLGNSKLAKKFMKLYGTPDNIDLWIGAVAEPFVPQGRVGPLLACILGTQFRNLRDGDRFWWENPGVFTQQQLYALGKISLSRIICDNTRIRKVPRDMFKVSCYPEDFIDCHDIDALDLSPWKDEPESGPKVSNPAHQTGVGNS, from the exons ATGGCAG GCATAAACCCAAGAATTACTCTCTTAGGATCCATCATCACTCTCTACTTAGCTGGAGCATTGGCCTCCTCATTAAATA tagaCGACTCAGAGGTGCTATCAGACTCATCTCTTCTGAGCAGCATTAGTGAAGCTAGGCAGCTGGTAGACACGCTATATTTACAGGCCCGTAAAAG CTTAAAGAGAAAACTACAGGAAAAGGTTGCAAACCCAATGGATTTCCTGAAGCACTTAAAGGACCCAGTAGGAACAACCAGATCTGCAGTACGTGCTGCTGATTACTTCGAAACTACTTTGAAACTCCTCAAAATAAAGCTTTCTGGGAAATGGACATTCAATCTTACAG ACCTGCTagacaagaaacagaaagaggtGATTTCCAAAGGAACTGGCTGTGACTATCAGATTCGGTCCATTAAATGCCCAAAGCATGACATTTACCGGACCATTACTGGGGAGTGCAACAACAG AAATCATTCTCATCTGGGGGCATCGAACCGCGCGTTTGCTCGCTGGCTCCCAGCAGCGTATGAAGATGGAGCGTCTGTTCCCAGAGGAGCAAGTGAAGGAAAGTTGTACAATGGATTTCCACTCCCACTG GTTCGAAAAGTGTCAAATGAAATTGCTCGCACAGCCAATGAGAACATCACTCAAGATCAAGTGCTTTCTCTTGCCTTCATGCACTGGGGCCAGTGGGTCAACCATGACATAGACTTAAGCCCCTCCAGTGGTGCAGGAGCAAGCCCGGGGCTTCGCTGCGAGACCAACTGTGGCTTCAAGTCCCCTTGCTTCCCGATTAAG TTTCCGCCTGATGACCCAAGGATGCTGAGGTCAAACTCCTGCATGCCGTTCATCCAGTCGGCGTCCGTGTGCAATCCCAGAACATTTACTCGTGAGCAGATCAATGCTGTCAGCTCGTTCATCGATGCCAGCACGGTGTACGGCAGCGAAGACTCTGTGGCAAACAGTATTAGAAATCAAACAAACCAGCTGGGTTTGATGGCTGTGAACCAGAATTTTACTGATGCGGGGCTGGAATTATTGCCctttgagaacaaaacaaaaagcgTTTGTGTTCTCACCAATGAAAGCATGAACATcccctgttttaaagcag gtGACAAACGGGTAACAGAAAACCTGGGACTTTCTGCACTACACACTGTCTTTCTACGAGAACACAACCACCTGGTTACAGAGCTGAGGAAATTAAATCCTCACTGGGATGGAGAAAAGCTTTACCAAGAGAGTCGAAAGATTGTAGGGGCCATAAACCAG ATAATAACATACAGAGATTACCTCCCACTTGTGCTTGGGGAGGAGACCAGAAAGTGGATCCCTTCGTACAGTGGCTACAATGAGAATGTGGATCCTAGAGCCTCAAATGTTTTTTCCCTGGCTTTCCGATTTGGTCATACGTCAGTACAGCCTTTTGTATCCCGTTTGGATGACAGTTTTCAGCCTTTGGGGTCATTCTCCCATGTGCCTCTTCATTTGACCTTTTGCGCTACATGGAGAATTATAATGGAAG GTGGCATTGACCCACTGATACGGGGCATGATGGTTGATCATGCAAAACTGATGAAACAGAATCAACTGCTCGTTGAGGAGCTCCAGAACCACCTTTTTGAACAGACAGCGATAATGGGTCTGGATCTAGCAGCCCTGAACATGCAACGGGGAAGAGACCATGGCCTTCCAG GTTACAATGCCTGGAGGCACTTCTGTGGGCTCTCCCAGCCTCAAAACGTAGATGAATTGTCTGAGGTGCTAGGCAATTCCAAACTGGCCAAGAAGTTCATGAAGTTGTATGGGACACCGGACAATATTGACCTCTGGATTGGGGCAGTTGCAGAGCCCTTTGTTCCCCAGGGCAGAGTTGGACCCCTCCTGGCCTGCATCCTTGGCACCCAGTTCAGGAACCTGCGTGACGGGGACAG ATTCTGGTGGGAGAACCCAGGAGTTTTCACTCAGCAGCAGTTGTATGCGCTCGGAAAAATCTCACTGTCGAGGATCATCTGTGATAATACTCGTATCAGAAAGGTACCCAGGGATATGTTCAAGGTCAGCTGTTATCCTGAGGACTTCATTGACTGCCATGACATCGATGCACTCGACCTCTCACCCTGGAAAGATGAACCTGAGAGTGGCCCAAAAG TTTCTAATCCTGCTCATCAAACTGGTGTCGGAAACTCCTAA
- the LOC142066137 gene encoding myeloperoxidase-like isoform X2 produces MLRFSLGINPRITLLGSIITLYLAGALASSLNIDDSEVLSDSSLLSSISEARQLVDTLYLQARKSLKRKLQEKVANPMDFLKHLKDPVGTTRSAVRAADYFETTLKLLKIKLSGKWTFNLTDLLDKKQKEVISKGTGCDYQIRSIKCPKHDIYRTITGECNNRNHSHLGASNRAFARWLPAAYEDGASVPRGASEGKLYNGFPLPLVRKVSNEIARTANENITQDQVLSLAFMHWGQWVNHDIDLSPSSGAGASPGLRCETNCGFKSPCFPIKFPPDDPRMLRSNSCMPFIQSASVCNPRTFTREQINAVSSFIDASTVYGSEDSVANSIRNQTNQLGLMAVNQNFTDAGLELLPFENKTKSVCVLTNESMNIPCFKAGDKRVTENLGLSALHTVFLREHNHLVTELRKLNPHWDGEKLYQESRKIVGAINQIITYRDYLPLVLGEETRKWIPSYSGYNENVDPRASNVFSLAFRFGHTSVQPFVSRLDDSFQPLGSFSHVPLHLTFCATWRIIMEGGIDPLIRGMMVDHAKLMKQNQLLVEELQNHLFEQTAIMGLDLAALNMQRGRDHGLPGYNAWRHFCGLSQPQNVDELSEVLGNSKLAKKFMKLYGTPDNIDLWIGAVAEPFVPQGRVGPLLACILGTQFRNLRDGDRFWWENPGVFTQQQLYALGKISLSRIICDNTRIRKVPRDMFKVSCYPEDFIDCHDIDALDLSPWKDEPESGPKVSNPAHQTGVGNS; encoded by the exons ATGTTGCGTTTCTCTCTAGGCATAAACCCAAGAATTACTCTCTTAGGATCCATCATCACTCTCTACTTAGCTGGAGCATTGGCCTCCTCATTAAATA tagaCGACTCAGAGGTGCTATCAGACTCATCTCTTCTGAGCAGCATTAGTGAAGCTAGGCAGCTGGTAGACACGCTATATTTACAGGCCCGTAAAAG CTTAAAGAGAAAACTACAGGAAAAGGTTGCAAACCCAATGGATTTCCTGAAGCACTTAAAGGACCCAGTAGGAACAACCAGATCTGCAGTACGTGCTGCTGATTACTTCGAAACTACTTTGAAACTCCTCAAAATAAAGCTTTCTGGGAAATGGACATTCAATCTTACAG ACCTGCTagacaagaaacagaaagaggtGATTTCCAAAGGAACTGGCTGTGACTATCAGATTCGGTCCATTAAATGCCCAAAGCATGACATTTACCGGACCATTACTGGGGAGTGCAACAACAG AAATCATTCTCATCTGGGGGCATCGAACCGCGCGTTTGCTCGCTGGCTCCCAGCAGCGTATGAAGATGGAGCGTCTGTTCCCAGAGGAGCAAGTGAAGGAAAGTTGTACAATGGATTTCCACTCCCACTG GTTCGAAAAGTGTCAAATGAAATTGCTCGCACAGCCAATGAGAACATCACTCAAGATCAAGTGCTTTCTCTTGCCTTCATGCACTGGGGCCAGTGGGTCAACCATGACATAGACTTAAGCCCCTCCAGTGGTGCAGGAGCAAGCCCGGGGCTTCGCTGCGAGACCAACTGTGGCTTCAAGTCCCCTTGCTTCCCGATTAAG TTTCCGCCTGATGACCCAAGGATGCTGAGGTCAAACTCCTGCATGCCGTTCATCCAGTCGGCGTCCGTGTGCAATCCCAGAACATTTACTCGTGAGCAGATCAATGCTGTCAGCTCGTTCATCGATGCCAGCACGGTGTACGGCAGCGAAGACTCTGTGGCAAACAGTATTAGAAATCAAACAAACCAGCTGGGTTTGATGGCTGTGAACCAGAATTTTACTGATGCGGGGCTGGAATTATTGCCctttgagaacaaaacaaaaagcgTTTGTGTTCTCACCAATGAAAGCATGAACATcccctgttttaaagcag gtGACAAACGGGTAACAGAAAACCTGGGACTTTCTGCACTACACACTGTCTTTCTACGAGAACACAACCACCTGGTTACAGAGCTGAGGAAATTAAATCCTCACTGGGATGGAGAAAAGCTTTACCAAGAGAGTCGAAAGATTGTAGGGGCCATAAACCAG ATAATAACATACAGAGATTACCTCCCACTTGTGCTTGGGGAGGAGACCAGAAAGTGGATCCCTTCGTACAGTGGCTACAATGAGAATGTGGATCCTAGAGCCTCAAATGTTTTTTCCCTGGCTTTCCGATTTGGTCATACGTCAGTACAGCCTTTTGTATCCCGTTTGGATGACAGTTTTCAGCCTTTGGGGTCATTCTCCCATGTGCCTCTTCATTTGACCTTTTGCGCTACATGGAGAATTATAATGGAAG GTGGCATTGACCCACTGATACGGGGCATGATGGTTGATCATGCAAAACTGATGAAACAGAATCAACTGCTCGTTGAGGAGCTCCAGAACCACCTTTTTGAACAGACAGCGATAATGGGTCTGGATCTAGCAGCCCTGAACATGCAACGGGGAAGAGACCATGGCCTTCCAG GTTACAATGCCTGGAGGCACTTCTGTGGGCTCTCCCAGCCTCAAAACGTAGATGAATTGTCTGAGGTGCTAGGCAATTCCAAACTGGCCAAGAAGTTCATGAAGTTGTATGGGACACCGGACAATATTGACCTCTGGATTGGGGCAGTTGCAGAGCCCTTTGTTCCCCAGGGCAGAGTTGGACCCCTCCTGGCCTGCATCCTTGGCACCCAGTTCAGGAACCTGCGTGACGGGGACAG ATTCTGGTGGGAGAACCCAGGAGTTTTCACTCAGCAGCAGTTGTATGCGCTCGGAAAAATCTCACTGTCGAGGATCATCTGTGATAATACTCGTATCAGAAAGGTACCCAGGGATATGTTCAAGGTCAGCTGTTATCCTGAGGACTTCATTGACTGCCATGACATCGATGCACTCGACCTCTCACCCTGGAAAGATGAACCTGAGAGTGGCCCAAAAG TTTCTAATCCTGCTCATCAAACTGGTGTCGGAAACTCCTAA
- the LOC142066137 gene encoding myeloperoxidase-like isoform X1 yields the protein MAGINPRITLLGSIITLYLAGALASSLNIDDSEVLSDSSLLSSISEARQLVDTLYLQARKSLKRKLQEKVANPMDFLKHLKDPVGTTRSAVRAADYFETTLKLLKIKLSGKWTFNLTDLLDKKQKEVISKGTGCDYQIRSIKCPKHDIYRTITGECNNRNHSHLGASNRAFARWLPAAYEDGASVPRGASEGKLYNGFPLPLVRKVSNEIARTANENITQDQVLSLAFMHWGQWVNHDIDLSPSSGAGASPGLRCETNCGFKSPCFPIKFPPDDPRMLRSNSCMPFIQSASVCNPRTFTREQINAVSSFIDASTVYGSEDSVANSIRNQTNQLGLMAVNQNFTDAGLELLPFENKTKSVCVLTNESMNIPCFKAGDKRVTENLGLSALHTVFLREHNHLVTELRKLNPHWDGEKLYQESRKIVGAINQIITYRDYLPLVLGEETRKWIPSYSGYNENVDPRASNVFSLAFRFGHTSVQPFVSRLDDSFQPLGSFSHVPLHLTFCATWRIIMEGGIDPLIRGMMVDHAKLMKQNQLLVEELQNHLFEQTAIMGLDLAALNMQRGRDHGLPGYNAWRHFCGLSQPQNVDELSEVLGNSKLAKKFMKLYGTPDNIDLWIGAVAEPFVPQGRVGPLLACILGTQFRNLRDGDRFWWENPGVFTQQQLYALGKISLSRIICDNTRIRKVPRDMFKVSCYPEDFIDCHDIDALDLSPWKDEPESGPKGKPEFLILLIKLVSETPNGGTELLLGNCCLYIMLS from the exons ATGGCAG GCATAAACCCAAGAATTACTCTCTTAGGATCCATCATCACTCTCTACTTAGCTGGAGCATTGGCCTCCTCATTAAATA tagaCGACTCAGAGGTGCTATCAGACTCATCTCTTCTGAGCAGCATTAGTGAAGCTAGGCAGCTGGTAGACACGCTATATTTACAGGCCCGTAAAAG CTTAAAGAGAAAACTACAGGAAAAGGTTGCAAACCCAATGGATTTCCTGAAGCACTTAAAGGACCCAGTAGGAACAACCAGATCTGCAGTACGTGCTGCTGATTACTTCGAAACTACTTTGAAACTCCTCAAAATAAAGCTTTCTGGGAAATGGACATTCAATCTTACAG ACCTGCTagacaagaaacagaaagaggtGATTTCCAAAGGAACTGGCTGTGACTATCAGATTCGGTCCATTAAATGCCCAAAGCATGACATTTACCGGACCATTACTGGGGAGTGCAACAACAG AAATCATTCTCATCTGGGGGCATCGAACCGCGCGTTTGCTCGCTGGCTCCCAGCAGCGTATGAAGATGGAGCGTCTGTTCCCAGAGGAGCAAGTGAAGGAAAGTTGTACAATGGATTTCCACTCCCACTG GTTCGAAAAGTGTCAAATGAAATTGCTCGCACAGCCAATGAGAACATCACTCAAGATCAAGTGCTTTCTCTTGCCTTCATGCACTGGGGCCAGTGGGTCAACCATGACATAGACTTAAGCCCCTCCAGTGGTGCAGGAGCAAGCCCGGGGCTTCGCTGCGAGACCAACTGTGGCTTCAAGTCCCCTTGCTTCCCGATTAAG TTTCCGCCTGATGACCCAAGGATGCTGAGGTCAAACTCCTGCATGCCGTTCATCCAGTCGGCGTCCGTGTGCAATCCCAGAACATTTACTCGTGAGCAGATCAATGCTGTCAGCTCGTTCATCGATGCCAGCACGGTGTACGGCAGCGAAGACTCTGTGGCAAACAGTATTAGAAATCAAACAAACCAGCTGGGTTTGATGGCTGTGAACCAGAATTTTACTGATGCGGGGCTGGAATTATTGCCctttgagaacaaaacaaaaagcgTTTGTGTTCTCACCAATGAAAGCATGAACATcccctgttttaaagcag gtGACAAACGGGTAACAGAAAACCTGGGACTTTCTGCACTACACACTGTCTTTCTACGAGAACACAACCACCTGGTTACAGAGCTGAGGAAATTAAATCCTCACTGGGATGGAGAAAAGCTTTACCAAGAGAGTCGAAAGATTGTAGGGGCCATAAACCAG ATAATAACATACAGAGATTACCTCCCACTTGTGCTTGGGGAGGAGACCAGAAAGTGGATCCCTTCGTACAGTGGCTACAATGAGAATGTGGATCCTAGAGCCTCAAATGTTTTTTCCCTGGCTTTCCGATTTGGTCATACGTCAGTACAGCCTTTTGTATCCCGTTTGGATGACAGTTTTCAGCCTTTGGGGTCATTCTCCCATGTGCCTCTTCATTTGACCTTTTGCGCTACATGGAGAATTATAATGGAAG GTGGCATTGACCCACTGATACGGGGCATGATGGTTGATCATGCAAAACTGATGAAACAGAATCAACTGCTCGTTGAGGAGCTCCAGAACCACCTTTTTGAACAGACAGCGATAATGGGTCTGGATCTAGCAGCCCTGAACATGCAACGGGGAAGAGACCATGGCCTTCCAG GTTACAATGCCTGGAGGCACTTCTGTGGGCTCTCCCAGCCTCAAAACGTAGATGAATTGTCTGAGGTGCTAGGCAATTCCAAACTGGCCAAGAAGTTCATGAAGTTGTATGGGACACCGGACAATATTGACCTCTGGATTGGGGCAGTTGCAGAGCCCTTTGTTCCCCAGGGCAGAGTTGGACCCCTCCTGGCCTGCATCCTTGGCACCCAGTTCAGGAACCTGCGTGACGGGGACAG ATTCTGGTGGGAGAACCCAGGAGTTTTCACTCAGCAGCAGTTGTATGCGCTCGGAAAAATCTCACTGTCGAGGATCATCTGTGATAATACTCGTATCAGAAAGGTACCCAGGGATATGTTCAAGGTCAGCTGTTATCCTGAGGACTTCATTGACTGCCATGACATCGATGCACTCGACCTCTCACCCTGGAAAGATGAACCTGAGAGTGGCCCAAAAGGTAAGCCTGAG TTTCTAATCCTGCTCATCAAACTGGTGTCGGAAACTCCTAACGGTGGCACTGAGCTGCTCTTGGGAAACTGCTGCCTGTACATCATGCTCAGCTGA
- the LOC142065934 gene encoding C-C motif chemokine 5-like, producing MSIMNISTACLSIIVVAALFPQASPAPIGADTTVCCFSYTLRKLPQSHVKNYFYTSSKCSQPAVVFVTWKNREVCANPDAKWVKEYVNTLELQ from the exons ATGTCCATAATGAACATCTCCACAGCGTGCCTCTCCATCATTGTCGTTGCTGCCCTCTTTCCTCAGGCCTCTCCTGCTCCAA TTGGGGCTGACACAACTGTGTGCTGCTTCAGCTACACCTTACGAAAGCTGCCCCAGAGTCATGTGAAGAATTATTTCTACACCAGCAGCAAGTGCTCACAGCCAGCAGTTGT GTTCGTCACCTGGAAGAACCGGGAGGTCTGTGCTAACCCTGAtgccaagtgggtgaaggaatATGTGAACACCCTGGAGCTACAGTGA
- the LOC142066020 gene encoding C-C motif chemokine 4-like, giving the protein MKVSAAVFALLLIAASCSQTFSRPAGPDLPICCFSYAHQKLPRKLILRYYSTSTSCTLPAIVFITKKGRQVCANPSDTWVQSYLQNLKQN; this is encoded by the exons ATGAAGGTCTCTGCAGCTGTTTTTGCTCTTCTCCTCATTGCAGCCTCTTGCTCCCAAACTTTCTCTCGCCCAG CCGGACCCGACCTCCCAATATGCTGCTTCTCTTATGCACACCAGAAGCTCCCGCGGAAGCTCATCCTGCGTTATTACAGCACCAGCACCAGTTGTACCCTGCCGGCCATCGT GTTCATCACAAAGAAAGGCCGCCAGGTCTGTGCCAATCCCAGTGACACCTGGGTGCAAAGTTACCTGCAAAACTTGAAGCAGAACTGA